The Seriola aureovittata isolate HTS-2021-v1 ecotype China chromosome 3, ASM2101889v1, whole genome shotgun sequence genome includes a region encoding these proteins:
- the cisd2 gene encoding CDGSH iron-sulfur domain-containing protein 2, which produces MVLESISKIIKVQLPAYLKRLPLPETIGGFARLTVSEWLRLLPLLGILALLGYLTIRPFLPKKKKQRDSLINLKIQKENPKVVNEIDIEDLNSANVCYCRCWRSKTFPVCDKSHLKHNELTGDNVGPLILKKKIL; this is translated from the exons ATGGTTTTAGAAAGTATTTCAAAGATAATAAAAGTCCAGCTTCCAGCCTACCTCAAGAGGCTTCCGCTACCGGAGACGATCGGTGGATTTGCAAGGTTAACAG TGTCTGAGTGGCTCCGGTTGTTGCCACTCCTGGGTATCCTGGCTTTGCTGGGCTATCTGACCATTCGCCCATTTCTGCctaagaagaagaagcagagagacagcCTGATCAACCTGAAGATCCAGAAAGAAAACCCCAAAGTTGTCAATGAGATAGACATCGAGGACCTGAACAGTGCAAATGTGTGTTACTGTCGCTGCTGGCGCTCCAAAACT TTTCCTGTTTGTGACAAGTCACACTTAAAGCACAATGAGCTGACTGGAGACAACGTGGGACCGCTCATACTCAAAAAGAAGATACTATAA